From the Verrucomicrobiia bacterium genome, the window TGGAGGCCGCGGTGGCGCTGCGCGACGGCGGCACCATCCAGATGGGCCGCTATGACCACAAGAGCGGCACGTTTTCCAGCGCGGCGACCGTGGAAGCGAGTAAATTCGTTTTCTTCGTGGGCCTGCATCCTTTTTACCTGAAAAAGATGCGCGACCTCATCGCCATCAAGATCTTCATGGACACCGACGAAAGCCTGCGCCGGTACTGGAAAATCCGCCGCGACGTCAAAAAGCGCGGCTACCAGAAGGACAAAGTGCTCGAGCAGCTGGAATCCCGGGAACAGGACAGCGAAAAATTCATCCGGCCCCAGGCCAAGTTCGCGGACCTGGTCATCCGCATGGAGCCGGCCGGGCCGATCGACGCGGAATCCGGCCCGCGCAGGGCCGCGCTCCGCACGCGCTACATCATGGACAACAGCGTGCCGACCGACCTCCTGCTTGCGGCCCTTTCCAAAATCAAAACGCTCAGCGTGGCCACCGCGCACGACATGGACACGCAGGAAATCGAGATCGCGGGAACGGTCACGGCGCGCGAGATCATGGAAGCCGCCTTCGGCCTCGGCCTTAATTTCGACGAGCTCCTGGTCAAGACCAACCGCTGGCTGAGCGGCCACTACGGCGTCACGCAGCTGATTTTCCTGCTGCTTTACCAGTTCAAAATGAAGGCGCGCTAAGAACGGAAAATCCGGGCTTGCGATCGAAAACTATGGACCCATCCATCCGGGACCTCATCGACATTTCCCATTACGCGGCGCGGCATCCTTCGTGGGTGCAGGGCAGCGGCGGCAATTGCTCGGTTAAAGCCGAAAACCTCATGGCGATCAAGGCCTCGGGTTATTTCCTCGAAGAGGTCGGCGAGGACAAGGGGTTTGTCGTTCTCGACCTCGTATCCAAGCGGGCCGCGGGCGGCGATCCGAACGCCCGCCCTTCGATGGAATTTCCCCTGCATACCCTGCTGAACCGTTTTGTGATCCACACGCATCCTGTGCCTGTCGGCGCGCTGGTCTGTTCGCAGGAAGGAAAAAAAGAATTCCGCAAAATCTTCCCGGAAAGCCATTTTATTTGGGTGGACTATGCCACTCCCGGACTGCAGCTGTTTCTGAAGGTGAGAGAGACGCTGGCCGCCCTGACGCCGCCGCCGCAGGACAAAGTCCTCTTCCTCGAAAATCACGGGCTTTTCGCCGCTGCAGAAACCAAAGAGCGCTGCATGCAGCTGCACAGCCAGGCCATCGAGCGCTGCGAAAAGGCGCTGCCCGCGGCCAAAGCTGCGGCCGAAAAAACAACGGCCGCTGGCTACCTGACGCCCGATCATGTG encodes:
- a CDS encoding class II aldolase/adducin family protein → MDPSIRDLIDISHYAARHPSWVQGSGGNCSVKAENLMAIKASGYFLEEVGEDKGFVVLDLVSKRAAGGDPNARPSMEFPLHTLLNRFVIHTHPVPVGALVCSQEGKKEFRKIFPESHFIWVDYATPGLQLFLKVRETLAALTPPPQDKVLFLENHGLFAAAETKERCMQLHSQAIERCEKALPAAKAAAEKTTAAGYLTPDHVVFFNLDRKTLSPKQRQALSELEAFAAEVAARVKTRGWSLKALAEQDAQFLLQMEEEKYRQDLWKDKP